Proteins encoded by one window of Mesorhizobium sp. INR15:
- a CDS encoding ABC transporter permease, protein MLDIKRIPIPALVGIVLTTLFVLAAIFAPWIAPHGNGEIVGDVWEPMSATHWLGTDNLGRDLLSRMIYGARITLFIAVLATALSFSLGAILGFSAAVFGGWFDTLLSRLVDLLMSIPTLIMGLVVLSVLPTNLVTLILVMGILDSTRVYRLSRAVAVDINVMDYVEAAKLRGEGSAWIIFREILPNALSPLVSELGLRFIYAVLFLSTLSFLGLGVQPPDADWGGMVKENKDGIVFGIAAALIPAAAIAMLAISVNLVADWVLNRTTSLKGGRG, encoded by the coding sequence ATGCTCGATATCAAACGCATACCCATCCCCGCGCTTGTCGGGATCGTGCTGACGACATTGTTCGTGCTCGCGGCGATCTTCGCGCCGTGGATCGCTCCCCATGGCAATGGCGAAATCGTCGGCGACGTCTGGGAACCGATGTCGGCGACCCATTGGCTGGGCACCGACAATCTTGGCCGTGATCTGCTGTCACGCATGATCTACGGCGCCCGCATCACCTTGTTCATCGCGGTGCTGGCCACAGCACTCTCGTTCTCGCTCGGCGCCATCCTCGGCTTCTCCGCCGCTGTCTTCGGCGGTTGGTTCGACACGCTGCTGTCGCGCCTTGTCGATCTCTTGATGTCGATCCCGACACTGATCATGGGCCTAGTCGTACTGTCCGTGCTGCCCACCAATCTGGTGACGCTGATCCTGGTGATGGGCATACTCGACTCAACCCGCGTCTATCGCCTGTCGCGGGCGGTCGCCGTCGACATCAACGTCATGGACTATGTCGAGGCCGCGAAACTGCGCGGCGAAGGCAGCGCCTGGATCATCTTCCGCGAGATCCTGCCCAATGCACTGTCGCCACTGGTTTCGGAACTCGGGCTTCGCTTCATCTATGCCGTGCTGTTCCTGTCGACGCTGTCGTTCCTCGGTCTCGGCGTCCAACCGCCGGATGCCGACTGGGGCGGCATGGTCAAGGAGAACAAGGACGGCATCGTCTTCGGCATCGCGGCCGCTTTGATCCCGGCGGCGGCCATCGCCATGCTGGCGATTTCGGTCAACCTCGTCGCCGACTGGGTGCTCAACCGGACGACAAGCCTGAAGGGAGGGCGCGGGTGA
- a CDS encoding ABC transporter ATP-binding protein translates to MAEQGPKSDVLLDIRNLRIEATVFPPGEPPKDIVLVHDVSLTLQKGKVLGLIGESGAGKSTIGLSSMGYGRGGVRITGGEVILNGRDILKGGKDGFRKLRGREVCYVAQSAAAAFNPAHRLMDQVVEATLLHGTATRAEAEKRAVALFRKLSLPNPETIGERFPHQVSGGQLQRVMTAMALCSEPDLIVFDEPTTALDVTTQIDVLAAIKDAIRDTHVAALYITHDLAVVAQVSDEIMVLRHGRLVEWGGTRQIIKEPRQEYTNALVSVHEIEHAEQKPGTTPFLSVKNVTAAYGGGDVKVLKNVSVDIYPGQTLAVVGESGSGKSTLARAITGLLPPEQGSVTFDGRPLANRLADRPKEDLRQLQMIYQMADVAMNPRQTVGTIIGRPLEFYFGMRGRERDARVAELLDKIEMGKGFSDRYPAELSGGQKQRVCIARSLAAKPKLIICDEVTSALDPLVANGILKLLLELQQEENVAYLFITHDLATVKSIADSIAVMYRGEVVRYGSKSKVLSPPFDAYTDLLLSSVPEMEIGWLEKAIKGRRMASAGN, encoded by the coding sequence ATGGCTGAACAGGGACCAAAATCCGACGTGCTCCTCGACATCCGCAATCTGCGCATCGAAGCGACCGTCTTCCCGCCCGGCGAACCGCCAAAGGACATCGTGCTGGTGCATGATGTCTCGCTGACGCTGCAGAAGGGCAAGGTGCTTGGCCTGATCGGCGAATCCGGCGCCGGCAAGTCGACCATCGGCCTGTCCTCCATGGGTTATGGCCGTGGCGGCGTGCGCATCACGGGCGGTGAAGTGATCCTGAACGGCCGCGACATCCTCAAGGGCGGCAAGGACGGTTTCCGCAAGTTGCGCGGACGCGAGGTCTGCTATGTCGCGCAGTCGGCGGCGGCCGCCTTCAATCCGGCGCACAGGCTGATGGACCAGGTGGTGGAAGCCACCTTGCTGCATGGCACGGCAACGCGTGCCGAAGCCGAGAAGCGCGCCGTCGCGCTGTTCAGGAAGCTCAGCCTGCCGAACCCTGAAACCATCGGCGAGCGGTTTCCGCACCAGGTCTCCGGCGGTCAGCTGCAGCGTGTGATGACTGCGATGGCGCTGTGTTCGGAACCCGACCTGATCGTCTTCGACGAGCCGACGACGGCGCTCGATGTGACGACGCAGATCGACGTTCTGGCGGCGATCAAGGATGCCATCCGCGATACGCATGTCGCGGCACTCTATATCACTCACGACCTTGCCGTCGTTGCCCAGGTCTCCGACGAGATCATGGTGCTGCGCCACGGCCGGCTGGTGGAATGGGGCGGCACACGCCAGATCATCAAGGAGCCGCGCCAGGAATATACCAACGCACTGGTCTCGGTGCACGAGATCGAACATGCCGAGCAGAAGCCCGGCACGACGCCGTTCCTGTCGGTAAAGAACGTCACCGCAGCCTATGGTGGCGGCGATGTCAAAGTGCTGAAGAACGTCTCGGTCGATATCTATCCTGGCCAGACGCTGGCCGTGGTTGGCGAATCCGGTTCCGGCAAGTCGACGCTGGCACGCGCCATCACCGGGCTGTTGCCGCCCGAACAAGGCAGCGTCACCTTCGATGGACGGCCGCTGGCCAACCGGCTGGCCGACCGGCCCAAGGAGGATCTGCGCCAGTTGCAGATGATCTACCAGATGGCGGACGTTGCGATGAACCCGCGCCAGACCGTCGGCACCATCATCGGCCGGCCGCTGGAGTTCTATTTCGGCATGCGCGGCAGGGAGCGTGACGCCCGCGTCGCCGAACTGCTCGACAAGATCGAAATGGGCAAGGGTTTTAGCGACCGCTATCCGGCCGAGCTTTCCGGCGGCCAGAAGCAGCGCGTCTGCATCGCCCGCTCGCTGGCCGCCAAACCCAAGCTGATCATCTGCGACGAGGTGACCTCGGCACTCGATCCGCTGGTGGCCAACGGCATCCTGAAGCTGTTGCTGGAACTGCAGCAGGAGGAAAATGTCGCCTATCTCTTCATCACCCACGACCTCGCCACGGTGAAGTCGATCGCCGATTCCATCGCCGTCATGTATCGCGGCGAGGTCGTGCGCTACGGCTCGAAGAGCAAGGTGCTGAGCCCGCC
- a CDS encoding ABC transporter permease, translating to MSSPILKLIAQRIALGIVLLLAVSVLIFAGTQILPGDVAQAILGQSATPESLANLREQLGLNQPAYIRYFHWLGGVLTGDLGTAMSSGQDIATSIKGRLGNTLFLAFWAAIVAVPLAIILGLIAVRYRNGWVDKLISGLALASTSFPEFFIGYVLVYFFAVKWQIFPGISTVYDGMPFLERMQAIALPATALTLVVLAHMMRMTRAAILNVMQSAYVETAELKGLSAFNVIRKHAFPNAIAPIINVVMLNLAYLIVGVVVVEVIFVYPGMGQYLVDHVTKRDVPVVQAVGLIFAAVYISLNIIADIAAIVANPRLRHPK from the coding sequence ATGTCATCACCCATTCTGAAACTTATTGCCCAGCGCATCGCGCTGGGCATCGTCCTCTTGTTGGCCGTTTCGGTCCTGATCTTCGCCGGCACCCAGATCCTGCCCGGCGACGTCGCGCAAGCCATTCTCGGACAGTCGGCGACACCGGAGTCGCTCGCCAACCTGCGCGAGCAGCTCGGCCTCAACCAGCCGGCCTATATCAGATACTTCCACTGGCTCGGCGGCGTGCTGACGGGAGACCTCGGCACCGCCATGTCGAGCGGACAGGATATCGCGACGTCGATCAAGGGACGGCTCGGGAACACGCTGTTCCTCGCCTTCTGGGCGGCAATCGTTGCCGTGCCGCTAGCGATCATTCTCGGCCTGATTGCGGTCCGTTACCGCAATGGCTGGGTCGACAAGCTGATCTCAGGACTGGCGCTCGCCTCGACATCTTTCCCCGAGTTCTTCATCGGTTACGTGCTCGTCTATTTCTTCGCGGTGAAATGGCAGATCTTCCCGGGCATCTCGACCGTCTATGACGGCATGCCGTTCCTCGAGCGCATGCAGGCGATCGCCTTGCCGGCAACCGCGCTGACCCTGGTCGTGCTCGCGCACATGATGCGCATGACGCGGGCGGCGATCCTCAATGTCATGCAGTCGGCCTATGTCGAGACGGCGGAGCTCAAGGGCCTTTCGGCATTCAACGTCATCCGCAAGCATGCCTTCCCCAATGCCATCGCGCCGATCATCAACGTTGTCATGCTCAACCTCGCCTATCTCATCGTCGGCGTCGTCGTGGTCGAAGTGATCTTCGTCTATCCAGGCATGGGCCAGTATCTGGTCGACCACGTCACCAAGCGTGACGTGCCGGTGGTGCAGGCCGTCGGACTTATCTTCGCCGCCGTCTACATCAGCCTGAACATTATCGCGGACATTGCGGCGATCGTCGCCAATCCGCGTCTCAGACATCCGAAGTAA